From Pseudanabaena sp. PCC 6802, one genomic window encodes:
- a CDS encoding photosystem I reaction center subunit XII: MGLSEFQILSALVIALFPLVMTVMLGSALYNS; this comes from the coding sequence ATGGGTTTATCAGAATTTCAAATTCTTAGCGCCTTAGTCATCGCTTTGTTCCCTCTCGTTATGACAGTTATGCTGGGTTCAGCTCTGTACAACTCTTAG
- a CDS encoding GGDEF domain-containing response regulator, with protein sequence MTKILVIEDDSTIREDIIEVLNCADFEAIGAEDGLVGIQQAKKHKPDLIICDVMMPRLDGYSVLATLRRDPEVAIIPFMFLTAKSSKVDMRQGMKLGAVDYLVKPIGQAELLEAVNTQIDKWATIKSYYSSTIEETQRKVDYLLYFDPLTELPNRLALRERLDNIIAEQATKHNGIVPVMSIDLDRFKRVNDALGEASGDYLLRSVAERLISCVEPEHIISRLDADEFAIVLTGTDTKGKASKLASQILRALSRPFAIEGQEVCVTASIGIATYPQDGDDINALLKNANIAMIHAKQQGGSCYEFYIPNLNIGLSEQIELQADLHHALARNEFQVYYQPQVNLQTGKIVGAEALLRWQHSKHGTISPIKFIPLAEESGDILAIGEWVMTTACQDIKRWQDMLKQQTANCPQLKIAVNLSGRQFQHPNLNTTIVQILEEVDLEPQYLELELTESIIVRDVESSIAKLSALKLLGLQISIDDFGVGYSSFSYLKQLPFDILKIDRCFVRDVDTDIKNQAITSSIIQMAHKMGLKVVAEGVETHTEMEFLSQNDCDEIQGYLISPPVPFDHFSRLLAEEYSLP encoded by the coding sequence GTGACTAAAATTCTAGTAATTGAAGATGACTCAACAATTCGAGAAGACATCATTGAAGTACTGAACTGCGCTGACTTTGAAGCGATCGGCGCTGAAGACGGTTTAGTGGGTATCCAGCAAGCCAAAAAACACAAACCCGATCTGATTATTTGCGATGTCATGATGCCTAGATTGGACGGCTATAGCGTACTCGCAACCCTAAGACGCGATCCCGAAGTTGCTATCATTCCCTTCATGTTTCTCACCGCTAAATCTAGCAAAGTAGATATGCGTCAGGGGATGAAACTAGGTGCTGTTGACTATCTGGTCAAGCCCATTGGGCAGGCAGAGTTACTAGAAGCAGTTAATACGCAGATCGATAAATGGGCAACGATTAAAAGCTACTACAGCAGTACTATTGAGGAAACCCAGAGAAAGGTTGACTATTTACTTTATTTCGACCCATTAACAGAACTACCAAATCGACTTGCTCTACGAGAAAGACTAGATAACATCATTGCCGAACAGGCAACGAAACATAACGGCATAGTGCCCGTTATGTCCATCGATCTGGATCGCTTCAAACGCGTCAATGATGCCTTAGGGGAAGCATCTGGCGACTATTTGCTCAGATCTGTCGCGGAACGCCTGATATCATGCGTCGAGCCAGAGCATATTATCTCCCGCCTGGACGCGGATGAATTTGCGATCGTTTTGACTGGCACGGATACCAAGGGGAAAGCCAGCAAATTAGCCAGTCAGATCCTGAGGGCGCTTTCTCGACCATTTGCGATCGAGGGTCAAGAAGTGTGCGTTACTGCCAGCATTGGCATTGCCACATATCCCCAAGATGGAGATGACATTAATGCATTACTTAAAAATGCCAATATCGCCATGATCCATGCCAAGCAACAAGGCGGGAGTTGCTATGAGTTTTATATTCCCAACTTAAACATCGGTCTTTCCGAACAAATAGAGTTGCAAGCCGATCTCCATCACGCTCTAGCTCGCAACGAGTTTCAGGTTTACTACCAACCGCAGGTTAATCTGCAAACGGGTAAAATTGTGGGGGCAGAAGCTTTGTTGCGTTGGCAACATTCTAAACACGGCACGATCTCACCAATTAAGTTTATTCCCCTAGCTGAAGAAAGTGGCGATATTTTGGCAATAGGTGAGTGGGTAATGACTACTGCTTGCCAAGATATCAAACGATGGCAAGATATGCTCAAGCAACAGACTGCTAATTGCCCGCAGTTGAAAATAGCAGTCAATCTCTCAGGGCGGCAGTTTCAGCATCCAAACCTCAATACAACTATTGTCCAAATTCTGGAAGAAGTCGATCTGGAGCCACAGTACTTAGAGCTGGAATTAACTGAGAGCATTATCGTTCGCGATGTAGAATCCAGCATCGCCAAGCTTTCCGCTCTGAAATTATTGGGACTACAGATATCAATTGATGACTTTGGTGTAGGGTATTCTTCCTTTTCTTACCTCAAGCAATTACCATTCGATATTCTCAAAATCGATCGCTGTTTCGTCCGCGATGTCGACACCGATATCAAAAATCAAGCAATTACATCTTCAATTATCCAAATGGCACACAAAATGGGTTTGAAGGTTGTAGCGGAAGGCGTGGAAACCCATACAGAGATGGAATTCCTAAGCCAGAATGACTGCGACGAGATCCAGGGGTATTTGATTAGTCCACCCGTTCCATTCGACCATTTTAGCCGCCTGCTGGCCGAAGAATATAGCCTGCCATAA
- the deoC gene encoding deoxyribose-phosphate aldolase produces the protein MLDLDPAPYIDHTILDPTATGDRIDSACDAADRYGFASVCIYPCYVRRVAERLHDKKPKVCTVIGFPSGATTSSTKLYEAEEAVENGAAELDVVINLGYVKSGATDALHRELAKICEATGKPVKAILEMNLLTPDEQSLAAEVCIDAGAAFLKTSTGWSGGATVEQIRLLKSVSRGKVGIKASGGIRTLEQAIALIEAGATRIGTSRSLDIIAELKKAKS, from the coding sequence ATGTTAGATCTCGACCCAGCACCGTATATCGACCATACGATTCTCGATCCTACTGCTACGGGCGATCGCATTGACAGTGCCTGCGATGCGGCGGATCGCTATGGGTTTGCTAGTGTATGTATTTATCCTTGTTACGTGCGTCGGGTAGCAGAGCGGCTGCACGACAAGAAACCAAAGGTTTGTACCGTAATCGGATTTCCTAGTGGAGCTACTACGTCTTCCACCAAGTTATATGAGGCTGAAGAGGCTGTAGAAAATGGTGCCGCCGAGCTGGATGTCGTCATTAACCTTGGCTATGTTAAGTCTGGCGCGACGGATGCCCTTCATCGCGAACTGGCGAAAATTTGCGAGGCTACTGGCAAGCCAGTCAAAGCTATTTTAGAGATGAACTTACTGACTCCCGACGAGCAAAGCTTAGCAGCCGAAGTGTGCATAGATGCGGGTGCAGCCTTTCTCAAGACCAGTACGGGTTGGTCGGGAGGTGCTACAGTCGAGCAAATTCGACTATTAAAATCTGTCAGTCGCGGTAAAGTTGGGATTAAAGCATCAGGTGGCATTCGTACCTTAGAACAAGCGATCGCTCTCATTGAAGCAGGAGCTACTCGCATCGGTACTTCTCGCAGTTTGGACATCATAGCAGAGCTAAAAAAAGCTAAAAGCTAG
- a CDS encoding response regulator encodes MSPIRVVLIEDHDLTRVGMKMTLQQAANISLAGEAATGATGVALVESQEPDVVIVDLGLPDIDGVEVTRQVKALTFASGAAPKVLILTLTDNQEAVLAAFAAGADSYCIKDISSDNLLQAITLTAEGSAWIDPAIARIVLTQVRKPDATATVEIEASEPEYKQILEATPLTERELEVLAEIVNGYSNAEIAERLYITVGTVKTHVRNILNKLCADDRTQAAVRALRSGLVK; translated from the coding sequence ATGAGTCCAATTCGTGTCGTCCTAATCGAAGATCATGACCTAACTCGTGTAGGCATGAAGATGACTTTACAACAAGCAGCTAACATCTCTCTAGCCGGAGAAGCGGCAACGGGGGCAACTGGGGTTGCTCTGGTGGAATCGCAGGAACCTGATGTGGTAATCGTTGATTTAGGCTTGCCAGATATTGATGGCGTGGAGGTGACCAGACAGGTCAAAGCTCTGACATTTGCTTCCGGCGCTGCCCCCAAAGTCTTGATTTTGACGCTTACCGATAATCAGGAGGCGGTGCTGGCTGCCTTCGCCGCTGGTGCCGATTCTTACTGCATCAAAGATATTAGCTCTGATAATTTACTGCAAGCCATCACCCTTACAGCCGAGGGTAGTGCCTGGATCGACCCCGCGATCGCCAGAATCGTGCTGACCCAGGTTCGCAAACCCGATGCTACTGCCACAGTCGAGATTGAAGCATCGGAGCCAGAGTACAAGCAAATTCTGGAAGCCACCCCTCTCACAGAACGGGAGCTTGAGGTACTGGCTGAAATTGTCAATGGCTACAGCAATGCCGAAATTGCCGAGCGGCTTTATATAACTGTCGGCACCGTCAAAACCCACGTCCGCAACATTCTTAATAAACTGTGTGCCGACGATCGCACCCAAGCAGCCGTCAGAGCTTTGCGATCGGGCCTGGTGAAATAG
- a CDS encoding bifunctional orotidine-5'-phosphate decarboxylase/orotate phosphoribosyltransferase yields MDFFSKLNAAIARNQSLMCVGLEPNPEVMPPQFSDRGGTYNAKVAVNQLWEWMQFIIDQTASVVCAYKPTLGFYLALGSAGLELLEKTLNAVPAEIPVILDAKHGDLNSSSILANTAFTQWQVDAITITPYAGQDLAARFLVYPNKAIFVQCHTANSTAKDIQSYPNPQAPLYLEMVKQCQNWGSAEQLALEVGASDPDALARIRAIAPERLILIRSLWASNNLDGILAAGLNPNGEGLLVPVDQDILHSDRPGEIVRSLSQKINQCRERLVERQPTCTLWIPDVCLLEQHPHMDLILQLYDIGCIMFGNYVQASGAVFPYYIDLRKIISNPQVFSQVLLAYASILQDLTFDRIAGIPYGSLPTATGLALHLNRPLIFPRKEVKAHGARRAIEGNFQAGETIAVVDDILITGKSVMEGAEKLKSNGLKVRDIVVLIDHEHGVRDKLAQNGYQGHAVFKISEITRTLHQAGRINDEQLATFNQS; encoded by the coding sequence ATGGATTTTTTCTCCAAACTAAATGCTGCGATCGCCCGCAATCAGAGCCTAATGTGCGTGGGCTTAGAACCAAATCCCGAAGTAATGCCGCCACAGTTTAGCGATCGTGGCGGTACCTATAATGCCAAGGTCGCTGTTAATCAGCTATGGGAATGGATGCAGTTTATTATCGACCAAACCGCATCGGTGGTTTGCGCGTATAAGCCCACCCTTGGGTTTTACCTAGCATTGGGCAGTGCGGGCTTAGAACTATTAGAGAAAACTTTAAATGCTGTTCCAGCCGAGATTCCAGTTATTCTTGATGCCAAACATGGCGATCTTAACAGCAGCTCGATCTTGGCAAATACTGCGTTTACACAATGGCAGGTTGATGCAATTACCATTACTCCCTACGCAGGGCAAGACTTAGCCGCTCGCTTCCTCGTATACCCCAATAAAGCCATTTTTGTGCAATGTCATACTGCTAACTCCACGGCCAAGGATATTCAGTCCTATCCCAATCCTCAAGCTCCGTTATATCTAGAAATGGTCAAGCAATGTCAAAACTGGGGTAGTGCAGAGCAACTAGCTTTAGAAGTGGGTGCTAGCGATCCTGATGCCCTCGCCCGCATTCGCGCCATCGCTCCCGAAAGACTCATTTTGATACGCAGCCTGTGGGCTAGTAATAATTTAGATGGCATTCTGGCAGCGGGTCTGAATCCTAATGGTGAAGGGCTGCTCGTTCCGGTCGATCAAGATATTTTGCATAGCGATCGCCCTGGTGAAATAGTGCGATCGCTATCGCAAAAAATTAATCAGTGTAGGGAACGACTTGTCGAGCGACAACCGACTTGCACCCTATGGATACCTGACGTGTGCTTGCTAGAGCAGCACCCACACATGGATTTGATATTGCAACTCTACGACATTGGCTGCATTATGTTTGGCAACTACGTGCAAGCATCTGGTGCCGTTTTTCCCTACTACATCGATCTGCGCAAAATTATTTCTAATCCACAGGTATTTAGTCAGGTTTTACTTGCCTATGCCAGTATCTTGCAGGATTTGACTTTCGATCGCATTGCTGGCATTCCCTACGGCTCGCTACCAACCGCAACGGGTTTAGCACTGCACCTTAATCGTCCCCTGATTTTTCCGCGTAAAGAGGTGAAGGCGCATGGCGCGAGGCGGGCGATCGAAGGTAATTTTCAAGCAGGAGAAACCATCGCTGTCGTAGACGATATCCTGATTACAGGCAAAAGCGTGATGGAAGGAGCAGAAAAGCTCAAGAGCAACGGTCTTAAGGTGCGAGATATTGTGGTATTAATCGACCACGAGCATGGGGTCAGAGATAAACTAGCCCAAAATGGCTACCAAGGTCATGCCGTATTCAAAATTTCGGAGATTACACGAACCTTACACCAAGCTGGCCGCATTAACGACGAGCAACTGGCCACATTCAATCAAAGCTAA
- a CDS encoding DUF6714 family protein, whose product MPALNQSGQPQGDCPYNYRYIFSWQSSEKSLQKGFLRRNGGLMNLELIELVKTVFDKTTSVTTPPMTLRAGNALDSYDLPSAYDRQLDKPTDEYLQQFAYWGLAYLDPISWHYYLPFLISYSLRNRTKDAPLESVLVVEATLFSMRPPDREPSRFSLLTTQQEEVITQFLEILAFEEDSNFQDYGMQVLEEYWLPGAIYRKYSRRQTC is encoded by the coding sequence GTGCCTGCCCTCAACCAATCGGGGCAACCACAGGGGGATTGTCCCTACAATTATCGGTATATTTTTTCATGGCAATCTTCTGAGAAATCCTTACAAAAAGGATTTCTTAGAAGAAATGGGGGGTTAATGAATTTGGAGCTAATCGAATTAGTCAAGACTGTCTTTGACAAGACGACAAGCGTTACAACACCACCCATGACTCTACGTGCAGGTAATGCATTAGATAGCTACGACTTGCCTTCAGCATACGATCGACAATTAGACAAACCTACTGATGAATATCTTCAACAGTTTGCATATTGGGGACTTGCCTATTTAGATCCAATTTCTTGGCATTATTATTTACCATTTTTGATTTCCTATTCTCTGCGAAACAGGACTAAGGATGCACCACTTGAGTCCGTTCTCGTTGTTGAAGCAACGCTATTTTCAATGCGTCCTCCAGACAGAGAGCCATCAAGATTTTCACTATTAACCACACAACAAGAAGAAGTTATTACTCAGTTTTTAGAGATCTTGGCATTTGAAGAAGATTCCAATTTTCAAGACTATGGAATGCAGGTTCTTGAAGAATATTGGCTGCCAGGGGCAATATACCGCAAGTATAGCCGCAGACAGACCTGTTAG
- the rbfA gene encoding 30S ribosome-binding factor RbfA codes for MATSRRVARVAELIKREVSNMLLHEIKDDRVGAGMVSVTEVVVSGDLQHARIFVSIYGTEEARTETMEGLEAATGFVRREIGQRLSLRRAPEILFQEDRSFERGVKVLSLLNQLSAERAAKESLT; via the coding sequence ATGGCTACCAGTCGCAGAGTGGCACGGGTTGCAGAACTAATTAAGCGCGAAGTTAGTAACATGTTGCTGCATGAAATCAAAGACGATCGCGTTGGTGCTGGCATGGTCAGCGTTACCGAAGTGGTTGTTTCGGGCGATCTGCAACATGCCCGCATCTTCGTGAGTATTTATGGTACGGAAGAAGCCAGAACCGAGACAATGGAGGGACTTGAGGCGGCAACAGGCTTTGTGAGACGTGAAATTGGCCAGCGCTTGTCCTTGCGGCGCGCGCCGGAGATACTTTTTCAAGAGGATCGCTCGTTTGAACGCGGGGTGAAAGTACTATCGCTCCTGAATCAACTGAGCGCAGAAAGAGCTGCCAAAGAATCTCTAACTTAG
- a CDS encoding DUF6464 family protein produces the protein MEIFLAIVLGFLTPILSILAMRRLAIKTEARLRSVAQAVGQARTQPLLLPADVTYVEGIGFAIGDFSCRFNARSAHVRCAVNPSGPCQSCRHYELLSID, from the coding sequence ATGGAAATTTTTCTCGCGATCGTGCTGGGGTTTTTAACTCCCATTTTATCGATATTGGCAATGCGCCGCCTGGCAATTAAGACAGAGGCACGACTGCGTTCGGTAGCGCAGGCAGTCGGGCAAGCGAGAACGCAACCCCTATTGCTACCTGCTGATGTTACTTATGTTGAGGGGATTGGCTTTGCGATCGGCGACTTTAGCTGTCGCTTTAACGCTCGTTCTGCCCACGTACGTTGCGCCGTTAACCCATCTGGCCCTTGCCAGTCCTGTCGGCATTACGAATTGCTCAGCATAGATTAA
- a CDS encoding DUF751 family protein, with translation MKDFFENVSRYPRYLITIVLGVLFFALKPLLPFFKQPVTAIALVTAFIGSFIGLSLILRAMLGLDPV, from the coding sequence ATGAAAGATTTTTTTGAAAATGTCAGCCGCTATCCCCGTTACTTAATTACGATCGTATTGGGGGTTTTGTTTTTTGCACTCAAGCCCCTGTTGCCTTTTTTTAAACAACCTGTAACTGCGATCGCGCTTGTAACGGCGTTTATTGGTAGTTTTATCGGTTTGTCGCTAATTTTACGCGCTATGTTGGGCTTAGATCCTGTTTAG
- the tkt gene encoding transketolase — MAVATQTLEQLCINSIRFLSIDAVEKAKSGHPGLPMGAAPMAFVLWDRFLKFNPKNPKWVDRDRFVLSAGHGCMLQYSMLHLTGYDSVSIDDIKQFRQWGSKTPGHPENFETEGVEVTTGPLGQGVGNAVGLAIAEAHLAARFNKPGHNIVDHYTYVILGDGCNMEGVASEAASMAGHLKLGKLIMMYDSNSISIDGSTDLAFTEDVGKRYEAYGWHVQYVANGNDDLDSIAKAIAEAKKVTDKPSLIVVTTVIGYGSPNKAGTAGVHGAALGGDEVTATRNNLGWEYEPFVVPEDALKRFRKAIDKGAEAEADWNQRFAAYAQAYPAEAAEFTRVMAGELPEGWQNALEPVTHKETSTRLLSEACLNALAPALPEFLGGSADLAHSNMTYLKGIPDFQAGSYEGRNFRFGVREHGMGAVLNGMALHGGLIPYGATFLVFADYMRAAIRLSALSQVRVIYVMTHDSIMLGEDGPTHQPIETIPSLRAIPDLLVLRPADAKETVGSYEVAISERKRPSLLAFTRQGVKNLPGTSVEGTKKGGYVVVDAANPDLIVIATGSELELAVKAADALKAEGKAVRVVSLPCWELFEEQTQEYRDSVLPPACKKRVSVEAASSFGWHKYVGSEGAMVSIDRFGASAPGPTCYEKFGFTVDNVIATCRQVLG; from the coding sequence ATGGCTGTTGCTACCCAAACTTTAGAACAACTCTGCATAAATTCAATCCGCTTTCTGTCCATAGACGCAGTAGAAAAAGCTAAGTCAGGACACCCAGGGTTACCAATGGGAGCCGCCCCCATGGCTTTTGTACTGTGGGATCGGTTCCTCAAGTTCAACCCCAAAAACCCGAAATGGGTAGATCGCGATCGCTTTGTCTTGTCAGCCGGTCATGGTTGCATGTTGCAATATTCGATGCTGCACTTAACTGGTTATGACAGCGTTTCTATTGATGACATTAAGCAGTTCCGCCAGTGGGGCAGTAAAACCCCCGGCCATCCTGAAAACTTTGAAACCGAAGGCGTAGAAGTTACTACTGGCCCTCTCGGTCAAGGTGTAGGTAATGCTGTTGGTTTGGCGATCGCGGAAGCACACCTGGCAGCTCGCTTTAACAAGCCCGGACATAACATCGTCGATCACTATACCTACGTGATTCTGGGGGACGGTTGCAATATGGAAGGTGTGGCTTCGGAAGCAGCATCCATGGCGGGGCACCTCAAGTTGGGCAAGCTGATCATGATGTATGACAGCAACAGTATTTCCATTGATGGCAGCACGGATCTCGCTTTTACTGAAGACGTGGGCAAGCGCTATGAAGCCTATGGTTGGCACGTTCAGTACGTCGCCAATGGCAACGACGACCTCGATAGCATTGCCAAAGCGATCGCCGAAGCTAAGAAGGTTACCGATAAGCCCAGCTTGATCGTGGTCACTACCGTAATTGGTTATGGTTCGCCCAATAAAGCTGGTACCGCTGGCGTGCATGGTGCTGCCCTCGGTGGTGATGAAGTCACGGCTACTCGCAATAACCTGGGCTGGGAGTACGAGCCATTTGTCGTGCCCGAAGACGCTCTCAAGCGCTTCCGAAAGGCGATCGATAAGGGTGCCGAAGCCGAAGCCGATTGGAATCAGCGCTTTGCTGCTTATGCTCAAGCTTATCCCGCCGAAGCAGCCGAATTTACGCGCGTCATGGCGGGCGAGTTGCCGGAAGGTTGGCAAAACGCTTTAGAGCCGGTTACCCACAAGGAAACCTCTACCCGCCTGCTCTCTGAAGCCTGCCTCAATGCCCTCGCTCCAGCTTTACCGGAATTTCTGGGTGGTTCTGCTGACCTGGCACACTCCAACATGACCTACCTGAAAGGCATTCCCGATTTCCAAGCTGGCTCTTATGAAGGTCGCAACTTCCGCTTTGGCGTGCGCGAGCACGGCATGGGTGCAGTTTTGAATGGGATGGCCTTGCATGGCGGTCTCATTCCTTATGGTGCAACTTTCCTGGTATTTGCCGACTACATGCGGGCAGCGATTCGTCTGTCGGCGCTGTCGCAAGTACGGGTAATTTACGTCATGACCCACGACTCAATTATGCTGGGTGAAGACGGCCCCACGCACCAACCGATCGAGACGATCCCATCCCTACGAGCAATTCCCGATTTGCTGGTTTTGCGCCCCGCTGATGCCAAGGAAACCGTTGGTTCCTACGAAGTTGCCATTTCCGAACGCAAGCGTCCTTCTCTACTAGCTTTTACCCGTCAAGGCGTAAAGAATCTACCTGGGACATCGGTCGAAGGCACCAAGAAGGGTGGCTATGTGGTAGTTGATGCCGCTAACCCCGATCTGATCGTCATCGCCACTGGTTCTGAGCTAGAACTAGCTGTAAAAGCAGCGGATGCTCTTAAAGCAGAAGGAAAAGCCGTACGTGTAGTTTCCCTGCCTTGCTGGGAACTGTTTGAAGAACAAACGCAAGAGTATCGCGACTCTGTATTGCCTCCTGCCTGCAAGAAGCGCGTTTCAGTGGAAGCTGCTTCTAGCTTTGGTTGGCATAAGTATGTCGGTTCGGAAGGCGCGATGGTCAGTATCGATCGCTTTGGTGCATCAGCTCCCGGACCTACCTGCTATGAGAAGTTTGGCTTCACGGTCGATAATGTCATCGCTACCTGCCGCCAGGTACTCGGTTAA
- the phoU gene encoding phosphate signaling complex protein PhoU: protein MQELSTEEERHRTRKNFDRQLRELEQDALRMGALVENSCLLAHRALFDRDLEAATKIDTQDKDIDRFYRQIELGCIDLIALQSPVSRDLRLLTALIHMVRDLERIGDYAENLGEIAIKLFPYPVPPHMDRLQVMFARCQAMLALSLGAVSNLDAEEGLDIKAKDDAVDDDYDSLYNLLTRQTNIGTSLEPVMLMVLAIHHLERMADHATNIGKRVSYIVTGKR from the coding sequence ATGCAAGAACTCTCAACTGAGGAAGAGCGCCATCGAACGAGAAAAAACTTCGATCGCCAACTGCGAGAACTAGAGCAAGACGCTCTACGCATGGGCGCATTGGTAGAAAATTCCTGCTTGCTAGCACACCGCGCCTTATTCGATCGAGATTTAGAGGCAGCTACCAAAATTGACACTCAAGATAAGGACATCGATCGTTTCTATCGCCAAATCGAACTAGGCTGTATCGATCTAATTGCTCTCCAGTCACCCGTTTCCCGCGATTTAAGACTTTTAACCGCGCTGATACATATGGTCAGAGATCTAGAGCGGATTGGTGACTACGCTGAGAATTTAGGAGAAATTGCGATCAAACTTTTTCCCTACCCCGTGCCACCACACATGGATCGACTTCAGGTGATGTTTGCGCGCTGCCAAGCAATGCTAGCTTTGAGTTTGGGTGCGGTATCTAATTTAGATGCAGAGGAGGGGTTAGATATTAAGGCCAAAGACGATGCCGTCGATGATGATTATGATTCTCTCTATAACCTGTTAACCAGGCAAACCAACATCGGCACTTCCTTAGAGCCTGTAATGCTGATGGTATTAGCAATTCATCACCTCGAGCGCATGGCGGATCATGCCACCAACATCGGCAAAAGGGTTAGTTATATTGTGACGGGTAAGCGTTAA